One genomic region from Vitis riparia cultivar Riparia Gloire de Montpellier isolate 1030 chromosome 17, EGFV_Vit.rip_1.0, whole genome shotgun sequence encodes:
- the LOC117904071 gene encoding heme-binding protein 2-like: MSVTQLLGGNSTSGITAKPKGRERYAFDRNYVPILYRTLGLSVLLFVVWDKSPNPWFIVPCASQLLHQRKMEKPWLSLMLISILCCLALCKGIESPEFAVIHAESDFEVRLYPESTWMTASVRDISFEKSTWNGFHRLFQYIQGANLNFSRISMTAPVLTSIVPGAGPLHSSAYFVRFYLPVKFQATPPLPLPELHLKPDKWAVNCIAVRKFSGYARDDNIVKEAEKLAISLSRSPWANFTTSESNYAYSIAQYSSPFQIFGRINEIWVDVKNSGLEGCESGSVSTY; this comes from the exons CCAAAAGGCCGAGAAAGATATGCTTTTGATCGTAACTATGTTCCTATTTTATATCGAACTCTTGGGTTGTCCGTTCTCTTGTTTGTCGTGTGGGACAAAAGCCCAAACCCATGGTTCATAGTCCCATGCGCTAGTCAACTTCTGCATCAGAGAAAGATGGAGAAGCCATGGCTGTCGTTGATGTTGATCAGCATCCTCTGTTGTCTTGCTCTCTGTAAAGGAATTGAATCGCCTGAATTTGCAGTGATTCATGCAGAATCGGATTTCGAGGTCAGGCTCTACCCGGAATCGACTTGGATGACGGCTTCTGTTCGGGACATATCCTTTGAGAAATCAACCTGGAATGGCTTTCACAG GCTGTTTCAGTACATCCAAGGCGCCAATTTGAACTTTTCTCGGATCTCAATGACTGCGCCTGTCCTAACAAGCATTGTTCCTGGTGCTGGCCCTCTTCACTCATCGGCTTATTTTGTCCGGTTCTACTTGCCTGTGAAGTTCCAGGCCACCCCTCCACTCCCTCTCCCTGAACTACACCTGAAACCAGATAAATGGGCAGTTAACTGTATTGCAGTGAGGAAGTTCTCAGGATATGCCAGGGATGATAACATTGTTAAAGAGGCAGAGAAACTTGCCATCAGCCTGAGTAGGTCCCCATGGGCAAACTTCACTACTTCTGAAAGTAATTATGCTTACTCAATTGCACAATACAGTTCTCCATTTCAGATCTTTGGGCGCATAAATGAAATCTGGGTGGATGTCAAAAATTCTGGGTTGGAAGGCTGTGAGTCCGGCAGCGTGTCTACATACTGA